Below is a genomic region from Glaciihabitans sp. INWT7.
CGCGCGAGCGTCGGGTCGTCTCGAACTGGAGTCGCGCATCCGCTTCGTCTTCCGAGGCGATCACATTGACTGCGGCGATCGCATAGGGCTCCTGCAATTGACGCGAGGGGCGGAACTCGCTGCGATAGAGCGCCATCGCCTCGTGGAGGGCATCGGGGGCGAAGTGCGAGGCGAACGCGTACGGCAGGCCGAGCGCGGCCGCGAGTTGGGCGCCGAAGAGGGAAGACCCGAGGATGTAGAGAGGCACATCGGTGCCCCCGCCGGGAACGGCCTGCACGCCGGGCACGATCGATTCGCCGCGCAGGAAGGCCTGCAGTTCGAGCACGTCTTCGGGAAACTGGTCGGATGACCGAGGGTCGCGCCGCATCGCCCGCGCGGTGTTCTGGTCGCTGCCGGGGGCGCGTCCGAGACCGAGATCGATGCGTCCGGGGTGGAGTTCTGCGAGCGTTCCGAACTGCTCCGCAATCGTCAGCGGAGAGTGGTTCGGCAGCATCACGCCCCCGGAGCCGAGTCGGATGGTCGAGGTGTGGTCTGCCACATGGCCGATGA
It encodes:
- a CDS encoding LLM class flavin-dependent oxidoreductase, which codes for MTIPISILDLAPIAPGQSVRESFASSVLLAQTAEANGYTRVWYAEHHNMPTIASSATSVLIGHVADHTSTIRLGSGGVMLPNHSPLTIAEQFGTLAELHPGRIDLGLGRAPGSDQNTARAMRRDPRSSDQFPEDVLELQAFLRGESIVPGVQAVPGGGTDVPLYILGSSLFGAQLAAALGLPYAFASHFAPDALHEAMALYRSEFRPSRQLQEPYAIAAVNVIASEDEADARLQFETTRRSRVRSLIARGPSAIDYTDDQIDAFLTTPEGRNIANMMRYSAVGTPSEVRNFLGEFAASVQADELITAHQSRDVDDRLRSVTLTAEAMLAVPVA